GGTGGACCACGGCGGGTCGAGGCGCAGGCGCACGGTGACGTCGGTGTAGCCGGCGGCGCGCAGCCGGGCGTCCACGTCGGCGGCCATCTCGGCGACCGCCGGGCAGCCCGAGTAGGTCGGGGTGAGCCAGGCGGTGACGGAGCCGCCGTTCTCCTCGACGCCGGCGAGGATGCCGAGGTCGGCGAGGGTGAGCATGGGCAGCTCGGGGTCGGCGACGGCGGCGGCCGCCTCCCAGGCGCGGGTGGTCGTGGTCACCACGTCGCCCCCGGGTGGGCGCGGGCGACCACCTGCAGCTCGGCGAGCAGCGGGCCGAGGTCCTCGGTGTGCACGCCGTCCCGGCCGGCCCGCCCGCCGACGTACGCCAGCGGCGCGGCGTCCGGCACGGTCAGGGTCGCCTCCGCGATGTCGTCCGCGAGCAGCGCCAGCACCGGTTCGCGCAGGGCGGCCGGGTCGGTGCCGAGCCGCAGCTCGACGGGGTGCGGGGTGAAGAGTTCGTCGAGCAGCGGCCAGACGGCGTCCAGGCCGGCCTGCATCCGCCGGTGCGAGTACGGGGTGCCGTCGCCGAGGCGCAGCAGCCACTCCTGGGCCCACTCGCGGTGGTAGCTGAGCTCCTTGACGCCGGCGGCGGCGACCGCGGCGAGCACCGGGTCTGCGTGCCGGGCGAGCCGCTCGTACAGGGCGTGCCGGGCGGTGGCGAAGACCAGCAGCCGGGCGACGGTGTGCGCGAAGTCGCCGTTGGGCACCTCGACCAGCCGGACGTTGCGGAACTCGTGGTCCTCGCGCCAGTAGGCATAGTCGTCCTCGGTGCGGCCGGAGCCGTCCGCCTGGCCGGCCCGGGTGAGCAGCCGGCGGGCCTGGCCGAGCAGGTCGAGGCCGAGGTTGGCGAGCGCGACCTCCTCCTCCAGCTCGGGCGCCCGGGTGCACCACTCGATGAGCCGCTGGGACAGCACCAGGGCGTCGTCGCCGAGCATCTGGCAGTACGCGGCGAGGTCGGCGCCGGCCACGCCGTCCGGCAGCGCGGTGTCGACGCCCAGCAGCGGGTCGGCGAAACCGGTGCCGTACGCCCAGCGGGCCTCGCCCTGCGGCTCGGGCTCGGCCTCGGTGAGCGTCAGGTAGACGTGGTCGTCGGTCATGTCGGCATCCCCAGGGTCGGTGGTCCGCGGTCGGCGCGGGTCAGATGTGCGGGACATCCTCGGGGATGTCGTAGAAGGTCGGGTGGCGGTAGACCTTGTCCCCGCTGGGCTCGAAGAACGGGTCCTGCTCGTCCGGGGTGGACGCGGTGATCGCCGAGGACGGCACCACCCAGAGGCTGACGCCCTCGTTGCGGCGGGTGTAGAGGTCGCGGGCGGCGAGCAGCGCCATCCGGTCGTCGGAGGCGTGCAGCGAGCCCACGTGGACGTGGTTCAGGCCGCGCCGCGGGCGGACGAACACCTCGTAGAGCGGCCAGCCGGCCCGGTTCGCGTTCACTGTGCGCTCCGCTTCTTCTCCGCGTACGCCAGGGCCGCCTCGCGGACCCAGGCGCCGTCCTCGTGGGCGGCCCGGCGGCGCTCGACGCGCTGCGTGTTGCACGGGCCCTGCCCGGTGATCACCTTCTTGAGCTCCGACCAGTCGGGCTCGCCGAAGTCCCAGCTGCCGCGCTCCTCGTTCCAGCGCATGGCCGGGTCGGGGAGGGTGACGCCGAGGTGCTCGGCCTGCGGCACGGTCATGTCGACGAAGCGCTGGCGCAGCTCGTCGTTGGAGTGCCGCTTGATCCGCCAGGCCATCGACCGGGCGCTGTTCGGGGAGTCGTCGTCCGGCGGGCCGAACATCATCAGCGACGGCCACCACCAGCGGTCCACCGCGTCCTGCACCATGTGGCGCTGGGAGTCGGTGCCGCGCATCAGCGTCATCAGCAGCTCGTAGCCCTGCCGCTGGTGGAAGGACTCCTCCTTGCAGATCCGCACCATCGCCCGGGCGTAGGGCCCGTAGGAGCACCGGCAGAGCGGCACCTGGTTGCAGATCGCCGCGCCGTCCACCAGCCAGCCGATCACGCCGACGTCGGCGAAGGTCAGCGTCGGGTAGTTGAAGATCGAGGAGTACTTCTGCCGGCCGCTGATCAGCTTCTCGGTCAGCTCGGACCGGTCCACGCCGAGGGTCTCGGCGGCCGCGTACAGGTACAGGCCGTGCCCGGCCTCGTCCTGGGCCTTGGCCAGCAGGATCGCCTTGCGGCGCAGCGAGGGGGCCCGGGTGAGCCAGTTGCCCTCGGGCTGCATGCCGATGATCTCCGAGTGCGCGTGCTGCGCGATCTGGCGCACCAGGGTCGCCCGGTAGGCGTCCGGCATCCAGTCGCGCGGCTCGATCCGCTGTTCTGCAGCCACCACCGCGTCGAAGCGTCCCTCCAGGGCCGCCTCGCTCAGCTCCGTCGCCGTCACTCCACCCACCTCCCGACTGACCGTTCGGTCGGTCCCATTCTGTACGCCGGGGCCCGGCCTGACAAGGCACGTCCACCGAGACACCTGCGGCAGCAGGGAGACGAGCGACACACTCCCCCGCCGGGGCCGGTGGAGCGGGCCTCCCGGAGCGGACGGCAGTCCGCCCGGCCCCGGGGTCGGGGCCGGGCGGCAGCCGGGGGTGGGGGTCCGGACGGGGTGGCCGCCCGGACCGCCGGGGTCAGGCGCGGTCGCGGAGGCGGGGCAGCGGTACGGCGAGGAGCGCCGCCAGCAGGGCGATCCGGGGGGCGAACTGGTCGACCAGCACGTGCTCGTGGCGGGCGTGCGGGCCGCGGCCGACGGCGCCGAGGCCGTCGAGGGTGGGGAGGCCGCGGGCACCGGCGATGTTGGTGTCGCCGGCGCCGCCGGCCGGCGCGCCGTCGACCTGCTGGCCGAGTGCCGCGGCCAGCGAACGGACGTGCCGCAGCAGCGGGTTGGCGTCCCGCTCGGGCCAGGCCGGTCGGCTGGAGAGCACCTCGGTGCAGACCTCGGCGCCGGGCCGGTGCGCGGTGAGGTGGGCGAGCGTGTCGAGGGCGCGGCGCTGCGCCTCCGCGGTGGCGAAGCGCAGGCCGAGTTCGGCCTCCGCCCGGCCGGCGATCACGTTGGCGCGGGTGCCGCCGGTGATCCGGCCGGTGTTGAGTTCGGTGCCGGGCAGTCGGCCGAGGCCGCGGACGTCGACGAGCTGGTCGACCAGTTCGTCGACGGCGGAGACGCCCTCGGCGGCTTCGTTGCCGGCATGCGCCTCCCGTCCGGTGACGCTGAGCAGCACCCGGGTGGAGCCGCGTCTCGCGGTCTTGAGCCGGCCGTCGGGGTGCGGCGGTTCCAGGCCCAGGACGGCCGCGGCCCCGGGGAGTTGGCGTTCGACGATGCGCCGCCCGTCCGGGCTGCCGACCTCCTCGTCGGCGACCACGACCAGCCGGACGGTGCGGTGCGGGCGCTGTCCGAGGTCGGCGAGGAGGGCGAAGGCGCCCTCCAGCAGGGCGAGTCCGGCCTTCATGTCGAGGACGCCGGGGCCGCTGAGCCGTCCGTCGCTCTCCTCGACCGGCCAGTCGGCGAGGGTTCCGGCCGGCCAGACGGTGTCGTGGTGGCCGACGACGAGCAGGTGCGGGAGGGCCTCCTCGCGGCCGGGCCACTCCAGGACCAGGTGGTCGCCGGCCGGGCCCCGCTCGCGGCGGACCCGGGCGCCGGTGGCGCCGAAGCCGGCCGAGAGCTCTTCGGCGAGGGCGTCGAGGCGGGGGGCGTCACCGCTGGGCGACTCCATGGCGGCGAGGGCGGCGCAGCGGCGGCGAACGGCGCCGGCGAGGGTGCGGGCCCGACTGGTGAGCGCCTGGGGCAGTCCCGGCAGGGCGGGCAGTCCGGGGGCGGTCGCGGGGGCGGTCGGGTCGGCGGCCCGGATCGGGGTGGGCGCCGCCGCGGTATTCGCGGGGTCGCCGTCGGCGGCACGGTCGGCCGCGGGCTGTCCGGCCGGGGCGCCGTCCGGTGCGGTTCCCGGCTCGGCCGGGAGGACGGTATGCGGGCTCACCTCGCACCTCCACAACCCGCGGCGGTCGGTGCTGCCGGCCGGGGTTGTGGCGGTCGTGGCGGGCGGGCGGCGGCCGGGACCGGTGTCCGGCTGGGCATTGGCCGATGGTGCAACCTCGGACTGGGTGACACGTCGTCCTCCTCGCTCGCTCCGACGGCCCCGGCGCCCGGGGCCCGTGGACGGCGTCCCCGGTGCGCGGTGCGGCCGGGCACCGGCGGCCGGGGAGGCCCAGGAAGTGAGCCTAGAAGACCCGTTCGGTTCTGTGCGAGGTGGCCCGGTGCTCCGCGGCCCGTGCGGCGACGGGTGCGCGCGTCCCGCTTCCCACGATGGACCTGCGGCGTCGCTTCGGCAGTCCGAACCGCCCACGGACGGCCGATCCACGCCCGACGGGTGACGGCCGATCAGCCTTTGGTACCGGTCACCCTCACCCTCCCGTCGGGCAGCCTCCGACATCCATGGAATGACAGATATTGAAATCTGTCATTCGACATGCCACAGTCGAAACGTCGGCACGGTCCGCCCACAGCTCCAGGGAGCCCGAGATGTCCACCCACGCCACCACGCCCGCCCGCACCACCCTCGGCACCACCGGCCCGGAGACCTCCGCCCTCGGCCTCGGCCTGATGGGCATGTCCGACCTCTACGGCCCGGCCGACGAGGCCGAGTCGATCGCGACCGTCCACGCCGCCCTGGACGCCGGCGTCACCCTCCTCGACACCGGCGACTTCTACGGCATGGGCCACAACGAGCTGCTGCTGCACGAGGCGCTGCGCGGCCGCGACCGCGCCTCGGTGCAGATCAGCGTCAAGTTCGGCGCCCAGCGCGGCCCGGACAACAGCTGGCTCGGCTACGACGCGAGCCCGGCCGGCACCAAGACCGCTCTCGCCTACTCGCTGCGCCGGCTGCGCACCGACCACATCGACGTCTACCGCCCGGCCCGACTCGACCCGAAGGTCCCGATCGAGGAGACCGTCGGCGCGATCGCCGAGATGGTGAAGGCCGGGTACGTCCGGCACATCGGCCTCTCCGAGGTCGGCGCGGAGACCCTGCGCCGGGCGGCCGCGGTGCACCCCATCAGCGACCTGCAGATCGAGTACTCGCTGCTCTCCCGCTCGCTCGAGACCGAGGTGCTCCCCACCGCCCGCGAACTCGGCATCGGCATCACCGCCTACGGGGTGCTCTCGCGCGGCCTGCTCAGCGGACACTGGACGGCCGGCCGGGAGATCGGCGCCACCGACTTCCGCGGATTCAGCCCGCGTTTCCAGGGCGAGAACCTGGACCGGAACCTGGCCCTGGTCGAGGCCCTGCGCACGGTCGCCGAGGCGAAGGGGGCGACCGTCGCCCAGACCGCGATCGCCTGGGTCGCCTCGCGGGGCTCGGACATCGTGCCGCTGGTCGGCGCCCGCCGCCGCGACCGGCTCGCCGAGGCACTCGGCTCGCTGGACGTGCACCTCACCGCCGCCGACCTGGCCGCCATCGAGGCCGCCGTGCCCGAGGGCTCGGCCGCGGGCGACCGGTACGCTGCCGCACAGATGGCGATGCTGGACAGCGAGCGCTGAGCGGCCCGCCCGCCGGACCGACACCGAAGGACGACCTCCCCGTGGCCACGGACAACGCACTCACCGCCGAGCAGATCCTGAGCGCGGCGGAGGACGTCCTGCGGCGCTACGGTCCGGCGAAGGCGACGGTGGTCGACATCGCCCGCGCCCTCGGCGTCAGCCACGGCAGCGTCTACCGGCACTTCCCCAGCAAGGCCGCGCTCCGCGAGGCGGTCACCCAGCGCTGGCTCGACCGGGCCCACGACGAGCTCGCCGCGATCGCCGCCGAGCCCGGCCCGGCCGCCGAGCGGCTGCACCGCTGGCTGGCGACGCTGTTCGCCGCCAAGCGGCAGAAGGCCCTGGAGGATCCGGAGCTGTTCGCCACCTACATGACGCTGGTCGGCGAGGTCAGCGACACCGTCGAGGAACACGTCGGGACGCTGATCGGCCAGATCCGGGAGATCGTCGAGGACGGCGTCCGCCAGGGCGCCTTCCGCGACGCCCCGGCCGGACCGGTGGCCCGCTCGGTCTTCCTCGCCACCGCACACTTCCACGACCCGGCACACGCCGCCGAGTGGTCCCGCCCCACCGCCCAGGACGACTTCGAGGCCCTCTGGTTGCTCCTCCTGGAGGGCCTGCGCGGCCGCTGACGCTCCGAGCGCAGGGAAATCGGCTCGCCCGGAGCCGGAGCAGGTGGGAAGAGTGCCCGACCCGCGGAGTTCGCCAGGTCGGGGTCCGGTCCCACAGGGAGGGATAATCGGGCCATGGACCTCGTTTCGCCGATGGAGAGCCGACGGGCGCAGCTGGCAGCCCGGCTTCCGAGCGCGCTGGACGATCTCGCCGGGCCGGTCACCGGTGAGGTCGAATTGCCCTTGCACCTGGCTTGGTCGGGGCTGCGGCGGTTCGATCTGGGGCGGCCCCGACTGCGGATGGGTCTGTACCGGATCGTGCTGACGGAGGGCATGCAGGAGGACCTCGTCCAGTTCCTCAACGCCCGGGTGCTGGTCGAACTGTGGCCGGTGCTGCGCACCCTGGTGGGTCCAGCGGTTCGGCAGGTGTGGGAGTCCGCGTTCCGCGAGCTCGTGCTCGCCGCCGCGCGGTCCTCCGCCGCGTGAGGCTCACTCCGCTGCACCGACGGCTCCTGGCTGACGCCTTCGCGGTCGGCGCGCCGTATGCGCTGGTGCTCACAGGCGGTACGCGGTGCAGGCGCACGGACTGGCGGACCGACTCAGCCAGGATCTGGACGTGGCCACCGAACACCCGGCCGCCATGAGCGAGATCGCCGCCGCGCTCTCCGAGGGACTCGTGGCACGCGGCTGGCTGCTGCGCGCGGTCGAAGTGGTCCCGCTGTCCGCCCGACTGGTGGTCACGGACCCCTCGACCGGAGAGTCCTGCGAGGTCGACGTCCTCGAGGAAGTCCTGTGGCGACCTGCCGTCCAGCTCGAACCCGGCCCGGTCCTGGCGATCGAGGATGTCGTCGGAACCAAGGTCCGGGCACGTGCCGACCGCGGCTACGCCCGCGATCTCATCGACGTCCGCGCTGCAGCCCACCGGTTCGAACGGGACGAGCTGGAGGCATTCGGCCGGCGACACGCACGCGACCATTTCGACCTCACCGAGCTGCGCTTCCGACTGTCCGGCGCCGACTGGATCGACGACGAGGAATTCCTGGCCTACGGCCTGGACGAGGACGACGTCGCGGAGCTGCGCGGATGGGCGCAGGAGTGGGCCGACGACCTGGAACGCCGCCTCTCGACCCTGGACGACGACGAGGGCGACTGACCCAGCAGCATCCGCCCGGAGCCCGCGACCGTCAAGCAGTCGCCGCAGGACCGGCTTCGGTCTGTCGCGGTCCGGCTTCGCCGGGATGCCGACGGGCTGTCTGAGCCGGGGGTTAGCCTCCCGGCATGGCTGATGACGACCGGGTGCTCCCCGCCGCCCTTGCCGAGGTGGCCGGGGTCGAGTTCGACTACGACGAGGGCGACGGGGTGGACTTCGAGCCCTTCGACGCCTTCCTGGATGCGGAGGAGACCACGGACTGGCTGCGGGCCTGGACGGGCAACCCCGAGGTGGACGGTGACGCCTTCCGGGTGTTCGGGCAGGACGGCACCGGAGGCTACGGCGCGATCTGGCTGGCACGCCCTGGCCGGCCGCTGGCCGAGCAGCCGGTGGTGTTCCTCGGTTCTGAGGGCGAGACCGGGGTGGTCGCCTGCGACCTGGCCTCGTTCCTGTGGCTGGTTGCGGACGGGTCCGGTCCGCTGGAGGCCGTCGAGTACCCGACGCGGGGCTCCCGCCCGAACGCGGAGTTGGCCGGGATCGCCGAACGCCGGGCGCCGGGCGGTCGGCGCTCTGCCGCCGAGGTGGCGGCGGAGGCCGCCGAGCGGTACCCCGATTTCGAGGACATGGTCTTCGAGCTCTGCCGCTGAGCGGGCCCTGACGGGCCGAAGCCGCCGACCGCTGTGGGGAAGCGGTCGGCGGCCGTTCGGCGTGGTGTGCTGCGGTGTCAGGAGACGGTGCAGGCAGCACCGTTCAGGGTGAAGGCGGTGGGCGCCGGGTTGGCGGAGCCGTACGTGGCCTGGAAGCCGAAGCCGGTGGAGGCGCCGGGGGCGAGGGCGCCGTTGTAGCCGAGGTCGGTGGCGGTGACCGAGGCGCCGGACTGGACGACCTTGGCGTTCCAGGCGCTGGTGGTCTTCTGGTCGCCGGGGAAGGTCCAGGTCAGCGTCCAGCCGTTGACCGCGGTGGTGCCGGTGTTCTTGACCGTCACGTCGGCGGTGAAGCCGCCCGTCCAGGAGTTGGTCTTGTAGACCACTCCGCAGGAGG
This genomic window from Streptomyces sp. TLI_235 contains:
- a CDS encoding glutamate carboxypeptidase, which gives rise to MSPHTVLPAEPGTAPDGAPAGQPAADRAADGDPANTAAAPTPIRAADPTAPATAPGLPALPGLPQALTSRARTLAGAVRRRCAALAAMESPSGDAPRLDALAEELSAGFGATGARVRRERGPAGDHLVLEWPGREEALPHLLVVGHHDTVWPAGTLADWPVEESDGRLSGPGVLDMKAGLALLEGAFALLADLGQRPHRTVRLVVVADEEVGSPDGRRIVERQLPGAAAVLGLEPPHPDGRLKTARRGSTRVLLSVTGREAHAGNEAAEGVSAVDELVDQLVDVRGLGRLPGTELNTGRITGGTRANVIAGRAEAELGLRFATAEAQRRALDTLAHLTAHRPGAEVCTEVLSSRPAWPERDANPLLRHVRSLAAALGQQVDGAPAGGAGDTNIAGARGLPTLDGLGAVGRGPHARHEHVLVDQFAPRIALLAALLAVPLPRLRDRA
- a CDS encoding aryl-alcohol dehydrogenase-like predicted oxidoreductase, with the translated sequence MSTHATTPARTTLGTTGPETSALGLGLMGMSDLYGPADEAESIATVHAALDAGVTLLDTGDFYGMGHNELLLHEALRGRDRASVQISVKFGAQRGPDNSWLGYDASPAGTKTALAYSLRRLRTDHIDVYRPARLDPKVPIEETVGAIAEMVKAGYVRHIGLSEVGAETLRRAAAVHPISDLQIEYSLLSRSLETEVLPTARELGIGITAYGVLSRGLLSGHWTAGREIGATDFRGFSPRFQGENLDRNLALVEALRTVAEAKGATVAQTAIAWVASRGSDIVPLVGARRRDRLAEALGSLDVHLTAADLAAIEAAVPEGSAAGDRYAAAQMAMLDSER
- a CDS encoding ring-1,2-phenylacetyl-CoA epoxidase subunit PaaB translates to MNANRAGWPLYEVFVRPRRGLNHVHVGSLHASDDRMALLAARDLYTRRNEGVSLWVVPSSAITASTPDEQDPFFEPSGDKVYRHPTFYDIPEDVPHI
- a CDS encoding ring-1,2-phenylacetyl-CoA epoxidase subunit PaaC, coding for MTDDHVYLTLTEAEPEPQGEARWAYGTGFADPLLGVDTALPDGVAGADLAAYCQMLGDDALVLSQRLIEWCTRAPELEEEVALANLGLDLLGQARRLLTRAGQADGSGRTEDDYAYWREDHEFRNVRLVEVPNGDFAHTVARLLVFATARHALYERLARHADPVLAAVAAAGVKELSYHREWAQEWLLRLGDGTPYSHRRMQAGLDAVWPLLDELFTPHPVELRLGTDPAALREPVLALLADDIAEATLTVPDAAPLAYVGGRAGRDGVHTEDLGPLLAELQVVARAHPGATW
- a CDS encoding ring-1,2-phenylacetyl-CoA epoxidase subunit PaaD, producing the protein MVTTTTRAWEAAAAVADPELPMLTLADLGILAGVEENGGSVTAWLTPTYSGCPAVAEMAADVDARLRAAGYTDVTVRLRLDPPWSTDLISDEGRRKLAEAGIAPPAAGGLLRLGPTRRAVTCPQCGSTDTEELSRFGSTACKALWRCRSCREPFDRIKEI
- a CDS encoding ring-1,2-phenylacetyl-CoA epoxidase subunit PaaA; this encodes MTATELSEAALEGRFDAVVAAEQRIEPRDWMPDAYRATLVRQIAQHAHSEIIGMQPEGNWLTRAPSLRRKAILLAKAQDEAGHGLYLYAAAETLGVDRSELTEKLISGRQKYSSIFNYPTLTFADVGVIGWLVDGAAICNQVPLCRCSYGPYARAMVRICKEESFHQRQGYELLMTLMRGTDSQRHMVQDAVDRWWWPSLMMFGPPDDDSPNSARSMAWRIKRHSNDELRQRFVDMTVPQAEHLGVTLPDPAMRWNEERGSWDFGEPDWSELKKVITGQGPCNTQRVERRRAAHEDGAWVREAALAYAEKKRSAQ
- a CDS encoding nucleotidyltransferase AbiEii toxin of type IV toxin-antitoxin system, translating into MQAHGLADRLSQDLDVATEHPAAMSEIAAALSEGLVARGWLLRAVEVVPLSARLVVTDPSTGESCEVDVLEEVLWRPAVQLEPGPVLAIEDVVGTKVRARADRGYARDLIDVRAAAHRFERDELEAFGRRHARDHFDLTELRFRLSGADWIDDEEFLAYGLDEDDVAELRGWAQEWADDLERRLSTLDDDEGD
- a CDS encoding TetR family transcriptional regulator; protein product: MATDNALTAEQILSAAEDVLRRYGPAKATVVDIARALGVSHGSVYRHFPSKAALREAVTQRWLDRAHDELAAIAAEPGPAAERLHRWLATLFAAKRQKALEDPELFATYMTLVGEVSDTVEEHVGTLIGQIREIVEDGVRQGAFRDAPAGPVARSVFLATAHFHDPAHAAEWSRPTAQDDFEALWLLLLEGLRGR